The DNA region GACTTCGAGTGCACTCTAAGTCAAGCGCGTCATGCTGTCATTTGTCTGCGCGGTCGTTTTTTATGGCGCATGGGTTTGATCGATACACTCATCGACGCCTAATAACCAGGCAAAAGGTTTAAATCTCGTCCACATTGATTTACTTGTCATCAATCGATCGGTATAAATCGTCCGCGTTCGCAAATAAGGGCGCGCAATTTGTTCTATGCTTAAGCGCAGCCCGTGCCGACAGGAGGCGCCGGCCGGGTCGTCCGGGTCGTCCCTTTGCGGCTAATTTTTTTGCCCTCAATGGAGTGCTTGCCATGCTGAAGAAGCTTTTAATGCTTTGCGTTGCTTTGGCTTTGTCGCTGTCGGCCGGATTTGCATCGGCCGTTGAAGTGAACTCCGCCGATCAGGCGGCGCTCGAATCGGTCAAAGGTATCGGCCCGGTGCATGCAAAAGCGATCATCGACGAGCGCACCAAGAATGGCCCATTCAAGGACGCCGATGATCTCGCCGCGCGCGTGAAAGGCATCGGCGCCAAATCGGTGACCAACCTCGAAGCGGCCGGCCTGACGATCAACGGCTCGTCCACGCCACCGACCGGCGCCAAGCCCGCCGCCAAGCCGGGCAGCACCGCCAGCACCAAGGCAGCGCCGGCAGC from Paraburkholderia aromaticivorans includes:
- a CDS encoding ComEA family DNA-binding protein, with the translated sequence MLKKLLMLCVALALSLSAGFASAVEVNSADQAALESVKGIGPVHAKAIIDERTKNGPFKDADDLAARVKGIGAKSVTNLEAAGLTINGSSTPPTGAKPAAKPGSTASTKAAPAATTVATPAAPATTPAAPADASGAKASKSKKKSNAAASEAAAASAPATTTAAAPADASGTKASKKKAKKSKAASAAAASGGA